In Microbacterium sp. SLBN-146, one genomic interval encodes:
- a CDS encoding nitrate/nitrite transporter, with protein MSLIARDGGKSTLLISIGATVVSGIPAFLIGALFTQINGDIGIPSWSLGVIVATYWVFAALSSTPSGRLTANIGSRKVIILTIVVAMLSLVGAALVTPSWQWFLVWAAVGGVATGLCHPSTNHLINLRVSGERRALAYGVKQSAIPLASFLAGLAIPAIALTLGWRWAYALAAGIAAVVLVVFFLVGPRRLPKGTVRKNSSAPLTREQRVYFLTLASVTTLGAGSAACASTFGVVSAIEHGMHPAVAGVLFAAASLTGAFMRIAVGALERGGGNTMRTITVMLAAGLVGSVLMAFTREWAFGIGLVLVLGVGWGWTGLTHYVVSSTAGRATPAATGLVQTGSYLGCAILPIVGGALFAVWGSTPIWYLSGVGFLVATTLAIVVWRRGAPAAV; from the coding sequence ATGTCACTGATCGCGCGCGACGGTGGCAAGTCCACCCTCCTCATCTCGATCGGGGCCACTGTCGTCTCCGGGATCCCCGCCTTCCTCATCGGGGCGCTCTTCACCCAGATCAACGGCGACATCGGCATCCCGTCGTGGTCGCTCGGCGTCATCGTCGCCACCTACTGGGTGTTCGCGGCGTTGAGCTCCACCCCGTCGGGGAGGCTCACGGCGAACATCGGGAGCCGCAAGGTCATCATCCTGACGATCGTCGTGGCGATGCTGAGTCTCGTCGGTGCGGCGCTCGTCACCCCGAGTTGGCAGTGGTTCCTCGTGTGGGCGGCCGTCGGCGGCGTCGCGACGGGCCTCTGTCACCCGTCGACGAACCATCTCATCAACCTCCGTGTGTCGGGCGAACGGCGCGCGCTCGCCTACGGCGTCAAGCAGTCCGCCATCCCGCTCGCGTCGTTCCTCGCGGGGCTCGCGATCCCCGCCATCGCGCTGACGCTCGGCTGGCGATGGGCGTACGCCCTCGCCGCAGGGATCGCAGCGGTCGTCCTCGTGGTGTTCTTCCTCGTCGGTCCGCGTCGCCTTCCCAAGGGCACCGTGCGCAAGAACTCCAGCGCACCCCTCACGCGCGAGCAGCGCGTGTACTTCCTCACGCTCGCGTCCGTCACGACGCTCGGCGCGGGTTCGGCTGCGTGCGCGTCCACGTTCGGCGTCGTCTCGGCCATCGAACACGGCATGCATCCCGCCGTCGCCGGCGTGCTCTTCGCCGCAGCGAGTCTCACGGGCGCGTTCATGCGGATCGCGGTGGGAGCCCTCGAGCGTGGCGGCGGCAACACGATGCGCACGATCACGGTCATGCTCGCGGCGGGCCTCGTGGGTTCCGTTCTCATGGCCTTCACGCGCGAGTGGGCGTTCGGGATCGGCCTCGTCCTCGTGCTCGGCGTCGGGTGGGGATGGACGGGCCTCACGCACTATGTCGTGTCGAGCACGGCGGGGCGGGCCACCCCTGCCGCGACGGGCCTCGTGCAGACCGGGTCCTACCTCGGCTGCGCGATCCTCCCCATCGTCGGCGGCGCGCTCTTCGCCGTCTGGGGATCCACCCCCATCTGGTATCTGTCCGGCGTCGGATTCCTCGTCGCCACGACGCTCGCGATCGTCGTGTGGCGACGCGGAGCGCCGGCCGCCGTCTGA
- a CDS encoding TetR/AcrR family transcriptional regulator, with amino-acid sequence MSARGEYAKGVQRREEILEAALTVFARSGYQGTSLREVAEVTGMTPAGLLHYFGTREAMLTEVVRRKEELARATANGASVLPRMGRSLRMNADVPGLVRLQAVLAAQAADPEHPAHEYFVERYGGIRERLEADLRERIAARGLDLDATKVAAILIAVADGIQLQWMLDPSIGMADHFDYLLAALGLDATDDDS; translated from the coding sequence ATGAGTGCGCGGGGCGAGTACGCGAAGGGCGTCCAGCGGCGGGAGGAGATCCTCGAGGCGGCCCTGACGGTCTTCGCCCGCTCCGGCTATCAGGGCACGTCGCTGCGCGAAGTGGCCGAAGTGACGGGCATGACACCGGCGGGCCTCCTCCACTACTTCGGCACCCGGGAAGCGATGCTCACGGAAGTCGTCCGGCGCAAGGAGGAGCTCGCACGCGCGACGGCCAACGGTGCGTCCGTCCTGCCGCGCATGGGGCGATCGCTCCGGATGAACGCCGACGTGCCGGGGCTCGTCCGGCTCCAGGCTGTGCTCGCGGCGCAGGCGGCCGACCCCGAGCATCCCGCCCACGAGTACTTCGTGGAGCGATACGGCGGCATCCGCGAGCGACTGGAAGCGGATCTTCGAGAGCGGATCGCCGCGCGCGGACTCGACCTCGACGCGACGAAGGTCGCCGCGATCCTGATCGCCGTCGCCGACGGAATCCAGCTGCAGTGGATGCTCGATCCTTCCATCGGGATGGCCG
- a CDS encoding M81 family metallopeptidase produces the protein MRIAIAGVSGECSTFSHDIMREPIFEVLRGPELLEHYHWDERLGDLVADVEWVPIMRAATGAGGPVDPEFYDRAESEILEGLAAGLPYDGVYLDIHGALNVLGRERLEERFVGRVRELVGPDTVISVSMDPHGNFSQELAGYVDLAACYRHAPHIDRLQTRDRAVTQLVETIRRGVKPKKAWVRVPVLLPGERTSTVFEPATSVFGALIPAIEQFGILDVNLWCGFPWADEDRNAAAVFATGDDADAIVRAAEHIARGYWDARADFGITSPHYGTWDEALDFVLSGAARPVYLSDAGDNVTAGGSGDITAALTRTLERSDVISSGATFLFAGLVDEPSLDVMIEAGVGATVSRAIGAVVDERFAPPVPGVWTVEKLIDGIYGEGIVGAVISSGTISVSLQRYRQRFVGAADPATPAFAMIGLAYTDVSPYDVVVVKNGYLFPNQRETSGSEFMAFTPGGTDLDFDRLTFERVWRPIFPLDKDFEADLTPIVL, from the coding sequence ATGCGTATCGCGATCGCCGGCGTATCCGGAGAATGCAGCACGTTCTCGCACGACATCATGCGCGAGCCGATCTTCGAGGTCCTCCGCGGCCCCGAGCTGCTCGAGCACTACCACTGGGATGAGCGCCTCGGCGACCTCGTCGCCGACGTCGAGTGGGTGCCGATCATGCGCGCCGCGACCGGCGCCGGCGGCCCCGTCGATCCGGAGTTCTACGACCGTGCGGAGTCGGAGATCCTCGAGGGTCTTGCGGCGGGGCTCCCGTACGACGGCGTCTATCTGGACATCCATGGCGCGCTCAACGTCTTGGGGCGCGAGCGGCTCGAGGAGCGGTTCGTGGGCCGGGTGCGCGAGCTCGTGGGGCCCGACACCGTCATCTCGGTGTCGATGGACCCGCACGGGAACTTCTCGCAGGAGCTCGCGGGCTACGTCGATCTCGCGGCGTGCTACCGGCACGCCCCCCACATCGACCGGCTGCAGACCCGCGATCGCGCGGTGACCCAGCTGGTCGAGACCATCCGCCGCGGCGTCAAGCCGAAGAAGGCCTGGGTCCGCGTCCCCGTGCTTCTTCCCGGCGAGCGCACGTCGACGGTGTTCGAACCGGCGACGTCGGTGTTCGGCGCGCTCATCCCGGCGATCGAGCAGTTCGGCATCCTCGATGTGAACCTGTGGTGCGGTTTCCCCTGGGCGGACGAGGATCGCAACGCCGCCGCCGTCTTCGCGACGGGCGACGACGCGGACGCGATCGTCCGCGCGGCCGAGCACATCGCGCGGGGATACTGGGACGCGCGGGCGGACTTCGGCATCACGAGCCCCCACTACGGCACGTGGGACGAGGCGCTCGACTTCGTCCTCTCGGGCGCGGCACGCCCCGTGTACCTCAGCGACGCGGGTGACAACGTGACCGCCGGGGGGTCGGGCGACATCACGGCGGCGCTCACGCGGACGCTCGAGCGCAGCGACGTGATCTCCTCCGGTGCGACCTTCCTCTTCGCCGGACTCGTCGACGAGCCGAGCCTCGACGTCATGATCGAGGCGGGCGTCGGCGCGACCGTGTCGCGCGCCATCGGTGCCGTCGTCGATGAGCGGTTCGCGCCGCCCGTGCCGGGCGTGTGGACGGTGGAGAAGCTCATCGACGGGATCTACGGCGAGGGCATCGTCGGTGCCGTCATCTCGTCGGGCACGATCTCGGTCAGCCTGCAGCGCTATCGCCAGCGGTTCGTGGGTGCGGCCGATCCGGCCACTCCCGCATTCGCGATGATCGGGCTGGCCTACACGGACGTCTCGCCCTACGACGTCGTGGTCGTCAAGAACGGCTACCTCTTCCCCAACCAGCGCGAGACCTCGGGGAGCGAGTTCATGGCCTTCACGCCGGGCGGCACGGACCTCGACTTCGACCGGCTGACGTTCGAGCGTGTGTGGCGACCGATCTTCCCGCTCGACAAGGACTTCGAGGCGGATCTCACGCCGATCGTGCTCTGA
- a CDS encoding M81 family metallopeptidase — translation MRIGITGFGAESSTFSTSIMRADDFSVHRGRRQLDLYDLAGWFPDADDIEWLPTVRAHGGAGGPVDPDAFDAFADEIVERLTAIVPLEGLYIDLHGAAHIDGRDGAEEELLRRIRAVVGDDTVISMSMDTHGNFSRELAESVDLAVCFRHAPHIDSGEIRERAVRKLVDVLRDGRRPHRAWVRVPVLLPGERTSTVVEPGRSVFGGLIPAIERHGVVDASLWVGFAWADEDRNAAAVMVTAYEADAALACAREIAQSYWDARHGFTIVAENHGSWSEALDFALAGAPAPLFISDSGDNVTAGSAGDITYALTQTLDRPDVVASGRRFLFAGIVDPASVDAAVTAGVGATLARGIGALLDDRFAGPVEREWVVERLVPGVVEGEGVVGAVLAAGDIHAMVQRGRSYFMDPKVFAAVTSRSSLTNHAYIPSDGYDVVVVKVGYLFPGQTDEAASWFMALTPGGTDLDTDRLSFDRVWRPIFPLDDGFEPDLAPLLLPAR, via the coding sequence ATGCGCATCGGCATCACGGGATTCGGGGCGGAGTCGAGCACGTTCTCGACCTCCATCATGCGGGCCGACGACTTCTCGGTGCATCGCGGTCGGCGACAGCTCGACCTCTACGATCTGGCCGGGTGGTTCCCGGATGCCGATGACATCGAGTGGCTCCCGACCGTGCGGGCACACGGTGGCGCCGGAGGCCCCGTCGATCCGGACGCCTTCGACGCCTTCGCCGACGAGATCGTCGAGCGCCTCACGGCGATCGTGCCGCTCGAAGGCCTCTACATCGACCTGCACGGCGCCGCGCACATCGACGGTCGCGACGGAGCCGAAGAGGAGCTGCTGCGCCGGATCCGCGCCGTCGTGGGCGACGACACGGTCATCTCGATGTCGATGGACACCCACGGCAACTTCTCGCGCGAGCTCGCCGAGTCGGTCGATCTCGCGGTGTGCTTCCGGCATGCCCCGCACATCGATTCGGGCGAGATCCGCGAGCGCGCCGTCCGGAAGCTCGTCGACGTGCTGCGCGACGGCCGTCGCCCTCATCGGGCGTGGGTGCGCGTGCCCGTCCTCCTCCCCGGCGAGCGGACGTCCACCGTCGTCGAGCCCGGTCGCTCGGTGTTCGGCGGACTCATCCCCGCGATCGAGCGGCACGGCGTGGTCGATGCGAGCCTGTGGGTCGGGTTCGCGTGGGCGGACGAGGACCGCAACGCCGCCGCCGTCATGGTCACGGCGTACGAGGCGGATGCCGCTCTCGCCTGCGCTCGCGAGATCGCGCAGTCGTACTGGGATGCCCGCCACGGCTTCACGATCGTCGCGGAGAACCACGGCTCCTGGAGCGAGGCGCTCGACTTCGCGCTCGCCGGTGCTCCCGCTCCGCTGTTCATCAGCGACTCGGGAGACAACGTCACGGCGGGCTCCGCGGGGGACATCACGTACGCCCTGACGCAGACGCTCGATCGCCCGGACGTCGTGGCATCGGGTCGACGGTTCCTCTTCGCGGGGATCGTCGATCCCGCATCGGTCGACGCCGCCGTGACGGCGGGCGTCGGCGCGACGCTCGCGCGCGGCATCGGCGCGCTTCTCGACGACCGTTTCGCGGGCCCCGTCGAGCGCGAGTGGGTGGTGGAGCGCCTCGTCCCGGGGGTTGTCGAGGGCGAGGGAGTCGTCGGGGCCGTCCTCGCGGCGGGCGACATCCATGCGATGGTCCAGCGCGGTCGGTCCTACTTCATGGATCCGAAGGTGTTCGCGGCCGTGACATCGCGCAGCTCGCTGACGAACCACGCCTACATCCCGTCCGACGGCTACGACGTCGTCGTCGTCAAGGTGGGCTATCTCTTCCCCGGTCAGACCGACGAGGCGGCGAGCTGGTTCATGGCGCTGACCCCCGGCGGCACCGACCTCGACACAGACCGCCTCTCGTTCGACCGCGTGTGGCGTCCGATCTTTCCGCTCGACGACGGGTTCGAGCCCGACCTCGCACCCCTCCTCCTTCCTGCCCGCTGA
- a CDS encoding multidrug effflux MFS transporter, with protein sequence MLNDVQYSREGVTVSSRIERTARGRFDPQTTVSVSFGLMASLTAIMSMTAYSVDSFLPAFPVAADAFGVQPSALQLTLSAFLIGIAAGQLVFGPLSDRLGRRGPLIAGAAVCAAAAIVAALAPDVTTLIIARFVQGFAGSSGTVISRAIIRDRTVGDATARTLASLAVGVGALNVFSPMIGGLLVHWFGWRGPLWFLAAVAVALLLVVVAVVPETHHRHHRETSNRWLGLPGIVRHLRNRVFLVYVVVQAGSYATLMAYVSASPFVYQDLLGFDGAQFGLLFSVNAAAAVTVNFVANKWLRRLGAKRLVLLGLGLSFAGTGAVAVLWTVDAPVPAIAVAITCAMAPLALNGPNLIGLALNRVTTATGSAAATIGFVQFCAGSAVAPFVGIWGTTSLLPMCLTMMGLAAASILALLLSRRSERAIAAAARAAERPL encoded by the coding sequence ATGCTGAATGACGTTCAGTATTCGCGGGAGGGCGTCACGGTGTCGAGTCGGATCGAGCGGACGGCTCGCGGTCGCTTCGATCCGCAGACGACCGTCAGCGTGAGCTTCGGGCTCATGGCATCCCTCACGGCGATCATGTCGATGACGGCGTACAGCGTGGACTCCTTCCTCCCCGCGTTCCCGGTCGCCGCCGACGCCTTCGGAGTGCAGCCCAGCGCCCTCCAGCTCACCCTGAGCGCGTTCCTCATCGGCATCGCTGCGGGGCAGCTGGTCTTCGGGCCGCTGAGCGACCGGCTCGGGCGCCGCGGGCCGCTCATCGCGGGTGCGGCGGTGTGCGCGGCAGCCGCGATCGTGGCCGCGCTCGCCCCCGATGTGACGACCCTCATCATCGCCCGCTTCGTCCAGGGCTTCGCGGGGTCGTCCGGCACCGTCATCAGCCGCGCCATCATTCGAGATCGCACCGTCGGCGACGCGACCGCGCGGACGCTGGCGTCTCTCGCCGTCGGCGTCGGCGCCCTCAACGTCTTCTCCCCGATGATCGGGGGACTGCTCGTCCACTGGTTCGGGTGGCGAGGTCCTCTCTGGTTCCTCGCGGCGGTGGCCGTCGCCCTCCTCCTCGTCGTCGTGGCCGTCGTGCCCGAGACGCATCACCGGCATCACCGCGAGACGAGCAATCGATGGCTGGGGCTCCCCGGGATCGTCCGGCACCTGCGCAATCGCGTGTTCCTCGTCTATGTCGTCGTCCAGGCGGGGTCCTACGCGACCCTCATGGCCTACGTATCGGCCTCGCCCTTCGTCTACCAGGACCTCCTCGGCTTCGACGGAGCACAGTTCGGGCTCCTCTTCTCGGTGAACGCCGCCGCCGCGGTGACCGTCAACTTCGTCGCCAACAAGTGGCTGCGCCGATTGGGCGCGAAGCGGCTCGTCCTGCTCGGGCTCGGCCTGTCCTTCGCCGGGACGGGCGCCGTCGCGGTGCTCTGGACCGTGGACGCGCCGGTCCCGGCGATCGCCGTCGCGATCACGTGCGCGATGGCCCCGCTCGCGCTCAACGGGCCGAACCTCATCGGCCTCGCCCTGAACCGCGTGACGACGGCGACGGGCTCCGCGGCTGCGACGATCGGCTTCGTCCAGTTCTGCGCCGGATCGGCTGTCGCCCCGTTCGTCGGGATCTGGGGGACCACGTCCCTCCTGCCGATGTGCCTCACGATGATGGGTCTCGCCGCGGCATCCATCCTCGCCCTGCTGCTCTCCCGGCGGAGTGAGCGGGCGATCGCCGCCGCGGCGCGCGCTGCGGAGCGGCCGCTGTGA
- a CDS encoding Gfo/Idh/MocA family protein, translated as MSGLRWGILGTGGIAHKQTADLIGNGFTVTAVGSRSRDSAQAFAEQHGIARAHDSYDDLVADPEVDIVYVATPAHVHHENGLLAIAAGKHVLMEKPFTVDAAQARELVAAADAADIVLLEALWTRFLPHMARVREIVRDGILGDIRTVIAESGQRLPTDPDFRLNRADLAGGSLLDIGLYPISFAIDLLGTPTAVTSTSTLGPTGVDTQTSAILSFTSGAHAICHTAIDVKGPNRAAVLGTEARIELEETFYAPTSFRVIRNDGAVIERWTNDVRPRGMQYQATELERLVTAGERRSPLLPLEESVALMEILDGIRRQNGIVLAGR; from the coding sequence ATGAGCGGGCTGCGGTGGGGCATCCTCGGCACGGGGGGCATCGCCCACAAGCAGACGGCCGACCTGATCGGCAACGGGTTCACCGTCACGGCGGTCGGATCACGCTCGCGCGACTCGGCGCAGGCGTTCGCCGAGCAGCACGGGATCGCACGGGCGCACGACAGCTACGACGACCTCGTCGCGGACCCCGAGGTCGACATCGTCTACGTCGCCACCCCCGCGCACGTGCATCACGAGAACGGTCTGCTCGCGATCGCCGCGGGCAAGCACGTGCTGATGGAGAAGCCCTTCACCGTCGACGCGGCGCAGGCGCGCGAGCTCGTCGCGGCGGCCGACGCGGCGGACATCGTCCTGCTGGAAGCGCTGTGGACGCGCTTCCTCCCGCACATGGCGCGCGTGCGAGAGATCGTGCGAGACGGCATCCTCGGTGACATCCGCACGGTGATCGCCGAGAGCGGTCAGCGACTGCCGACGGATCCCGACTTCCGGCTCAATCGCGCCGACCTCGCGGGAGGATCGCTCCTCGACATCGGCCTCTACCCGATCTCCTTCGCGATCGATCTGCTCGGGACGCCGACCGCGGTCACCTCGACGTCGACGCTCGGTCCGACCGGGGTGGACACGCAGACGAGCGCGATCCTGTCCTTCACCTCCGGAGCCCACGCGATCTGCCATACGGCGATCGACGTCAAGGGTCCCAATCGTGCGGCCGTCCTCGGCACCGAGGCGAGGATCGAGCTCGAGGAGACGTTCTATGCGCCGACGTCGTTCCGTGTCATCCGCAACGACGGTGCCGTCATCGAACGCTGGACCAACGACGTGCGACCCCGCGGCATGCAGTATCAGGCGACCGAGCTCGAACGGCTCGTGACGGCGGGCGAGCGACGGAGTCCTCTCCTGCCGCTCGAGGAGTCCGTCGCGCTCATGGAGATCCTGGACGGCATCCGCCGCCAGAACGGCATCGTCCTCGCCGGTCGGTGA
- a CDS encoding M81 family metallopeptidase has product MREHRIAIAGLHSEQSTFSLRTVDESFYAITRGDEMLPQYDFDARLGDTVTGITWVPTVRAMGAASGPLLPESFDAILAETREALVAGLPYDGVYLEMHGAANVLGRQHAEETYVAMVREVVGPDAVISLSMDTHGNFSEELMRLVDLAACHRHAPHVDNLLTRDRAVTNLVAVLDRGEKPVKAWVRVPVLLPGERTSTVVEPGRTVFAALEPLIAEHGVLDAALWVGFAWADEDRNAAAVLVTGWDAASAAACARALAEGYWNAREDFVIVVDDVGDWDDALDFVCGGAARPVFVSDSGDNVRAGGSGDVTFALDATRRSERIREKGIRALFAGLVDVDAFEAATAAGVGGVIDRPLGARVDARYAGPVAGSWTVERFIEGAYGEGTAGVLVRDGLVSVVVQRNAAPFIAPDDPSSPALRWEGCIHLDTSEYDLVVVKNGYQFPSQLAAAGSSFMAITPGGTDLDMDRLTFERVWRPIYPLDRDTVADLEPVVIEGATR; this is encoded by the coding sequence GTGCGTGAGCATCGGATCGCGATCGCCGGTCTCCACAGCGAGCAGAGCACGTTCTCGCTGAGGACCGTCGACGAGAGCTTCTACGCGATCACGCGCGGAGACGAGATGCTCCCGCAGTACGACTTCGATGCGCGACTCGGCGACACGGTGACGGGCATCACGTGGGTTCCCACCGTCCGCGCGATGGGGGCCGCGAGCGGCCCGCTGCTGCCGGAGTCGTTCGACGCGATCCTCGCCGAGACGCGCGAGGCCCTCGTCGCCGGCCTGCCGTATGACGGCGTGTACCTCGAGATGCACGGCGCCGCCAACGTCCTCGGCAGGCAGCACGCCGAGGAGACGTACGTCGCGATGGTCCGCGAGGTCGTCGGTCCGGATGCCGTCATCTCGCTGTCGATGGACACGCACGGCAACTTCTCCGAAGAGCTCATGCGCCTCGTCGACCTCGCCGCGTGCCACCGCCACGCTCCCCACGTCGACAATCTGCTGACCCGCGACCGTGCCGTGACGAACCTCGTCGCCGTGCTCGATCGGGGGGAGAAGCCCGTCAAGGCGTGGGTGCGGGTGCCCGTCCTGCTGCCGGGCGAGCGGACGAGCACCGTCGTGGAGCCCGGACGCACGGTCTTCGCCGCGCTCGAGCCCCTCATCGCCGAGCACGGAGTCCTCGACGCGGCGCTCTGGGTGGGCTTCGCGTGGGCTGACGAGGACCGCAACGCCGCCGCCGTCCTCGTCACGGGATGGGATGCCGCGTCCGCCGCCGCCTGCGCGCGAGCGCTCGCCGAGGGCTACTGGAACGCGCGCGAGGACTTCGTGATCGTCGTCGACGATGTCGGCGACTGGGACGACGCGCTGGACTTCGTCTGCGGAGGCGCCGCCAGGCCCGTGTTCGTGAGCGACTCCGGCGACAACGTGCGAGCGGGCGGATCGGGCGACGTCACCTTCGCCCTCGACGCCACACGCCGCTCGGAGCGCATCCGTGAGAAGGGCATCCGCGCCCTGTTCGCGGGCCTCGTCGACGTCGACGCGTTCGAGGCCGCGACGGCGGCGGGCGTCGGCGGTGTGATCGACCGCCCGCTCGGTGCGCGCGTCGACGCGCGGTACGCGGGACCCGTCGCGGGGTCGTGGACCGTCGAGCGCTTCATCGAGGGTGCCTACGGCGAGGGGACGGCGGGCGTCCTCGTCCGCGACGGCCTCGTGTCCGTCGTCGTGCAGCGGAATGCGGCACCCTTCATCGCCCCGGACGACCCGTCGAGTCCCGCGCTGCGGTGGGAGGGGTGCATTCACCTCGACACGTCGGAGTACGACCTGGTCGTCGTGAAGAACGGGTACCAGTTCCCCAGTCAGCTCGCCGCTGCGGGGAGTTCGTTCATGGCGATCACGCCGGGCGGCACGGACCTCGACATGGACCGACTGACCTTCGAGCGCGTGTGGCGCCCCATCTATCCTCTCGACCGCGACACCGTCGCCGACCTCGAGCCGGTCGTCATCGAGGGGGCGACTCGCTAG
- a CDS encoding NAD-dependent epimerase/dehydratase family protein produces MTSKVLFIGGTGTISAAATTEAVARGLDLTILTRGESTLRPAPDGVRRLTADVSDVASLRAAVGDESFDVVVDFISYSPEHARRDVEVFAGRTGHYVYISSASVYAKPPTFLPITEAAPLRNPFWQYSRDKIASELVLQEAYRDTGFPVTIVRPSHTYDQTRIPVAGGWTTIDRMRRGAPVIVHGDGSSLWTLTHARDFAKAFVSILGDTRAIGAAVHITADEVLTWDQITTIMAKAAGVPAPRIVHVSSDELVRAIPAQEGLHLGDRTHSHVFDNSFIRFLVPGFVASTGFDAGAREIIDWHDADPARRIVEPELDAVYDRLAERAR; encoded by the coding sequence ATGACGTCGAAGGTCCTGTTCATCGGAGGCACGGGAACGATCTCGGCCGCCGCGACCACCGAGGCGGTCGCACGCGGTCTCGATCTCACGATCCTCACGCGGGGTGAGAGCACCCTGCGCCCCGCACCGGACGGCGTCCGCAGGCTGACGGCGGACGTGTCCGACGTGGCATCCCTCCGCGCGGCGGTCGGCGACGAGTCCTTCGATGTCGTCGTCGACTTCATCTCCTACTCGCCCGAGCACGCCCGTCGGGATGTGGAGGTCTTCGCGGGCCGCACGGGACATTACGTCTACATCAGCTCGGCATCCGTGTACGCGAAACCGCCGACCTTCTTGCCGATCACGGAGGCGGCTCCGCTCCGCAACCCGTTCTGGCAGTACTCGCGCGACAAGATCGCCAGTGAGCTCGTGCTCCAGGAGGCGTACCGCGACACCGGTTTCCCCGTCACGATCGTGCGTCCCTCGCATACGTACGATCAGACGCGGATTCCCGTGGCCGGCGGATGGACGACGATCGACCGCATGCGTCGCGGTGCGCCCGTCATCGTCCACGGCGACGGCTCGTCGCTCTGGACGCTGACCCACGCGCGCGACTTCGCCAAGGCCTTCGTCTCGATCCTCGGTGACACCCGCGCGATCGGGGCGGCGGTGCACATCACGGCCGACGAAGTGCTCACGTGGGACCAGATCACGACGATCATGGCGAAAGCAGCAGGCGTCCCCGCGCCGCGCATCGTCCACGTGTCGTCGGATGAGCTCGTACGCGCGATCCCCGCGCAGGAGGGGCTCCACCTCGGGGATCGGACGCACAGCCACGTCTTCGACAACTCCTTCATCCGCTTCCTCGTCCCCGGCTTCGTCGCGTCGACCGGATTCGATGCCGGCGCGCGCGAGATCATCGACTGGCACGACGCGGATCCGGCGCGTCGGATCGTCGAGCCCGAACTCGACGCCGTCTACGACCGTCTCGCGGAGCGGGCCCGATGA